Proteins encoded within one genomic window of Methanosarcina barkeri str. Wiesmoor:
- a CDS encoding geranylgeranyl reductase family protein, translating into MYDLIIVGGGPSGASAGKTAGERGLLTLLIEKENFPRYKPCGGALSSYGLSCLDFKLPESIIERNIPKVGVYFRDRFVEGMKENNLALLVSRKVFDNFLLEKARGAGIEVHTGEEVLDLVEKEDFVEVRTTDNTYLGSFVLISEGSGGTLKYKVRPRDKITEYGLGLVSEIPDDDEVIRNRFPGTINIHFGVAKGGYGWIFPHAGYYSAGIVGAAQYLEHPKKTLLDFLEENGLSGDFPVRSHVIPKGGIKRKILNSRLLLSGDAAGFVDAFTGEGLSYAIRSGQLAAETVADLVMYSLKLNSLKAYEFSCRQEFGNYLSSSLKLDKIMHRFPEASFKLAVSNREILDKYLDEVVTNRNYKEYVRWLLLNFCLVEPVSRIKSLTLEGIDKD; encoded by the coding sequence ATGTATGATTTGATCATAGTAGGAGGAGGGCCTTCAGGAGCATCGGCAGGAAAGACAGCCGGGGAAAGGGGACTTTTAACCCTCTTAATCGAGAAAGAAAATTTTCCAAGGTATAAACCCTGTGGAGGGGCTCTTTCTTCTTATGGTTTATCTTGCCTGGATTTCAAGCTCCCTGAGTCCATAATTGAGAGAAATATCCCAAAGGTGGGGGTTTATTTCAGGGACCGGTTTGTAGAAGGAATGAAAGAAAATAACCTGGCTCTGCTGGTTTCCAGAAAAGTCTTTGATAACTTTTTGCTTGAAAAAGCCAGAGGGGCCGGAATTGAGGTCCATACCGGGGAAGAGGTTCTTGACCTGGTTGAAAAAGAGGATTTCGTTGAAGTCAGAACCACAGATAATACTTATCTGGGGAGTTTCGTTCTTATTTCAGAAGGGTCGGGTGGAACCCTTAAATACAAAGTAAGGCCGAGAGATAAAATAACAGAATATGGACTGGGCCTGGTGTCGGAAATTCCTGATGACGATGAAGTAATAAGGAATCGGTTTCCAGGCACTATAAATATTCATTTCGGGGTTGCGAAGGGAGGTTATGGTTGGATCTTTCCTCATGCCGGATATTATTCTGCAGGAATTGTAGGGGCAGCTCAATATCTTGAGCATCCGAAAAAAACACTGCTAGATTTTCTGGAGGAAAACGGCTTATCAGGGGACTTTCCGGTTCGGTCCCATGTTATCCCCAAAGGAGGGATAAAAAGAAAAATCCTCAATTCAAGGCTGCTTCTGAGTGGGGATGCTGCCGGATTTGTAGATGCTTTCACAGGAGAAGGTCTTTCATATGCAATCCGGTCAGGACAGCTTGCTGCGGAGACCGTTGCCGACCTTGTCATGTACAGTCTGAAGTTAAATAGCCTTAAAGCCTATGAGTTCAGTTGCAGGCAGGAATTCGGAAATTATCTTTCCAGTTCTCTTAAACTGGATAAAATAATGCATCGTTTTCCTGAGGCATCTTTCAAACTGGCTGTTAGCAACAGGGAGATCCTGGATAAGTACCTGGATGAGGTGGTAACTAACAGGAATTATAAAGAATATGTCCGCTGGTTACTGTTGAATTTCTGCCTGGTTGAACCTGTCTCCAGAATAAAATCTCTTACCCTGGAAGGAATCGATAAGGACTGA
- a CDS encoding geranylgeranyl reductase family protein produces MYDVIIIGGGPSGASAGRRAGKLGMKTLLLDKEEFPRYKPCGGGLSEHAMSYLDFELPQDIIEWDVTGARIIFRDQLIEVHKDHRVSALVSRNKFDNFLLEKAKETNIEVHTGEKALCCREMPYCVEVDTRQGTYQAKFAIIAEGAHGLVKTCVRPADNKEEYGICLVTEVPADEREMEKRLGDAVELHFGVAGGGYGWIFPHKTYYSVGIGGVVKDFPHPKEAMLNFLKENGFSGEYKLHGHKIPWGGIKRKVVGSRVLLSGDAAGYVDAFSGEGLAYAICSGQFAAEAIARVCLQGKNLKDLSKYESLCRAEFGTHLKYSLLFSRIMHHFPERTFKIFTSSDKMLDKYLEVMDFTIDYKDYLRWALLNFKLR; encoded by the coding sequence ATGTATGATGTAATCATTATTGGCGGTGGTCCTTCCGGAGCTTCGGCCGGAAGAAGGGCAGGAAAACTTGGCATGAAAACACTGCTGCTTGACAAAGAAGAATTTCCCAGATACAAGCCCTGCGGGGGTGGACTCTCAGAACATGCGATGTCTTATCTCGATTTTGAACTCCCTCAAGATATTATTGAATGGGATGTTACAGGGGCAAGGATCATTTTCAGAGACCAGTTGATTGAGGTACACAAGGATCATCGGGTATCTGCGCTTGTATCCAGGAACAAATTTGATAATTTCCTTCTTGAAAAAGCAAAAGAAACAAACATTGAAGTCCATACCGGAGAAAAAGCTCTGTGCTGCAGGGAAATGCCTTATTGTGTTGAAGTTGATACCAGGCAGGGGACATACCAGGCAAAATTTGCGATAATCGCAGAAGGTGCCCATGGACTTGTCAAAACCTGTGTGCGGCCCGCAGATAATAAAGAAGAATATGGAATCTGCCTTGTTACTGAAGTTCCTGCTGACGAAAGAGAAATGGAAAAACGCCTGGGAGACGCCGTGGAACTGCATTTTGGGGTTGCTGGAGGCGGATATGGCTGGATATTCCCTCATAAAACCTATTATTCCGTTGGAATCGGCGGAGTTGTTAAGGACTTCCCGCATCCTAAAGAAGCCATGCTTAACTTCCTCAAGGAAAATGGCTTTTCCGGAGAATATAAACTTCACGGGCACAAAATCCCCTGGGGAGGAATTAAAAGAAAAGTGGTGGGTTCAAGGGTCCTTCTAAGCGGAGATGCTGCCGGATATGTAGATGCTTTTTCAGGTGAGGGACTTGCCTATGCGATTTGTTCAGGGCAGTTTGCAGCTGAGGCAATTGCAAGGGTTTGTCTGCAAGGAAAAAATCTGAAAGATCTAAGCAAATATGAGTCTCTCTGCCGTGCTGAGTTTGGTACTCACCTCAAGTACTCCCTTCTGTTTTCCAGGATAATGCATCATTTCCCTGAACGGACATTTAAGATCTTCACATCAAGTGATAAAATGCTTGATAAATATCTTGAGGTTATGGATTTTACGATTGATTATAAGGATTACCTGCGCTGGGCCCTTTTGAATTTCAAACTCAGGTAA
- a CDS encoding NAD(P)/FAD-dependent oxidoreductase, whose protein sequence is MKKYDVVIIGAGPAGSYAAYMLAKSKINVLVIDKYSFPRYKPCAGGLTAKAFNSFDFPISKEVKYSTNSIVTSYKNQIFHNISGNKTLVKMIERKEFDDFLIKKAVDSGATFLDGMKVTEITWENAEFSIKTDSEFFRCNYLIGADGTNGIVNRTFNIVERDLYGFAVEINCPVSRDNIGKFNMTFDFGTVPNGYLWIFPKDEYVCVGAYTTNRKMKNIQKYLLDYIEKLGLVPESEKLKGHIIPYYGINYKQPDFPCVLVGDAAGFGEYWTGEGIYYAVKSGTIAAEVISSSIKSGIFDRQALQRRYQREIIRGLKLAYYIGKFFYGNLPLSFNLVMSYLPVGIMYESASRGLTFDQSFSKIHVALSSLILNKSHISNNKYHR, encoded by the coding sequence ATGAAAAAATATGATGTTGTTATTATTGGAGCAGGTCCTGCAGGATCTTACGCGGCATATATGTTAGCTAAGTCTAAGATCAACGTGCTTGTTATTGATAAATACTCCTTTCCACGTTACAAACCCTGTGCAGGAGGTTTAACTGCAAAAGCGTTTAATTCCTTTGATTTTCCGATTTCCAAAGAGGTAAAATACAGTACAAATTCTATTGTAACCTCATACAAAAACCAGATCTTTCACAATATTTCAGGTAATAAAACACTTGTTAAAATGATTGAAAGAAAAGAATTCGATGACTTTCTTATTAAAAAGGCCGTTGATTCGGGAGCAACGTTTCTTGATGGTATGAAAGTGACTGAAATTACCTGGGAGAATGCAGAGTTTAGTATCAAAACAGATTCGGAGTTTTTCCGATGTAATTATTTGATTGGGGCTGACGGTACTAACGGTATTGTTAATAGAACATTTAACATTGTTGAGAGAGACCTTTATGGTTTTGCGGTGGAAATTAACTGTCCCGTAAGCAGGGATAATATTGGAAAATTTAATATGACTTTTGATTTTGGGACAGTTCCAAATGGTTATCTGTGGATTTTTCCTAAGGATGAATACGTTTGTGTTGGAGCCTATACAACAAATAGAAAAATGAAAAATATTCAAAAATATCTTCTTGATTATATTGAAAAGCTTGGGCTTGTTCCTGAATCTGAAAAACTTAAAGGACATATTATTCCTTATTATGGAATTAACTATAAGCAACCCGATTTTCCGTGTGTCCTGGTAGGAGATGCTGCCGGTTTTGGAGAATACTGGACTGGGGAAGGCATTTATTATGCGGTAAAAAGTGGTACAATTGCTGCTGAGGTGATTTCTTCAAGTATAAAATCAGGGATTTTTGATCGCCAAGCACTACAAAGAAGATACCAAAGAGAAATTATTCGAGGCTTGAAGTTAGCATATTACATAGGGAAATTTTTTTATGGTAATCTACCTCTCTCATTTAATCTTGTAATGTCTTATTTACCTGTAGGTATTATGTACGAATCTGCTTCCAGAGGGCTTACGTTTGATCAATCTTTTTCGAAAATCCATGTTGCATTATCAAGCTTAATACTGAATAAATCCCACATTTCTAATAACAAGTATCACAGATAA
- a CDS encoding DUF116 domain-containing protein has translation MYNIIGEALFIFVILSLILSGIALVVSKRSLTGNVYLAGFFANILDFFYLPLRHLFLKFSDTRVLDKWMASLKNRAYKSDFAKTKKRILLAPHCMRSLDCPAYSTQTGIQCKSCGKCVFTQLKKDAEKYGYKLFIVTGSSYVKNILKMEDADGVLMIACDYEINKVMRALKGKGVVSYGIPMERDGCFGTEVNYQNVLDVFEIFKN, from the coding sequence ATGTATAATATTATTGGGGAAGCTCTTTTCATTTTTGTTATTTTATCCCTTATTCTTTCTGGCATAGCTCTAGTTGTCAGTAAACGTAGTCTCACAGGAAATGTCTACCTTGCAGGTTTTTTCGCAAATATACTTGATTTTTTTTATTTGCCTCTGAGACACCTTTTCCTTAAATTTTCCGATACGCGAGTTCTGGATAAGTGGATGGCATCTCTGAAAAACCGAGCCTATAAGTCTGATTTTGCAAAAACAAAAAAGAGGATTCTCCTGGCGCCGCATTGCATGCGGAGTCTTGACTGCCCGGCTTATTCTACTCAAACCGGAATACAGTGTAAATCCTGCGGGAAATGCGTCTTTACTCAGTTGAAAAAAGATGCTGAGAAATATGGGTATAAATTATTCATTGTTACAGGTTCTTCCTACGTAAAAAACATCCTTAAAATGGAAGATGCTGATGGTGTCCTTATGATTGCCTGTGATTACGAAATCAATAAAGTCATGCGTGCGCTTAAAGGTAAGGGAGTCGTAAGCTACGGTATTCCTATGGAAAGAGACGGCTGCTTCGGGACAGAAGTAAATTATCAGAACGTTCTGGATGTTTTTGAAATCTTTAAGAATTAA
- a CDS encoding DUF116 domain-containing protein — protein MHIPYEFLGKIFIYLVLFALAGTGIALLIGAYSVKKRRIIFPEFVLFTLYLFYSPAKWICKAFRIRDTLVDDILIDVRNAVTYNDFRRVKDKKILLLPQCLRHPNCKARCDPVHGYECKRCGLCDISKISEAADRCNFQVFVIPGGSFVKKIFKEYKPEACLGVACYNELSENMQAVSFVPVQGVLLLRDGCFNTEANVEEIIQKMEMCNV, from the coding sequence ATGCATATTCCTTACGAATTTCTTGGAAAAATATTTATATATCTGGTTCTTTTTGCTCTCGCAGGAACAGGGATTGCCCTGCTAATAGGGGCATATTCCGTTAAAAAACGCAGGATAATTTTTCCGGAGTTCGTGTTGTTTACACTTTATCTTTTCTATTCTCCTGCAAAATGGATCTGCAAAGCTTTCAGGATAAGGGACACCCTTGTTGACGATATTCTTATTGATGTCCGAAATGCTGTGACGTATAACGATTTCAGGCGTGTTAAAGACAAGAAAATCCTGCTTCTTCCTCAGTGCTTGCGCCACCCGAACTGTAAGGCCAGATGCGACCCGGTACATGGTTATGAGTGCAAGCGTTGCGGGCTATGTGATATTTCAAAAATCTCCGAGGCTGCTGATAGGTGCAATTTCCAGGTTTTTGTAATACCAGGAGGAAGTTTTGTCAAAAAGATTTTTAAAGAATATAAGCCTGAAGCCTGCCTTGGCGTGGCCTGCTATAACGAGCTTTCCGAGAATATGCAGGCGGTATCGTTTGTCCCCGTACAGGGTGTTCTTCTTTTAAGGGACGGATGTTTCAATACTGAAGCGAATGTTGAGGAAATAATTCAAAAAATGGAGATGTGCAATGTATAA
- the hdrD gene encoding dihydromethanophenazine:CoB--CoM heterodisulfide reductase subunit HdrD yields MAKRTPSIDTKNLTAVQLMELDACVRCGECVKWCPTYAASGGKPGLAPRDKILRWRQYMNKSYGLKAKLFGPQEVSPSELEEFKDDVHGCTTCGVCATVCEAGINTVEIWEAIRTNLVKKGIGPYGKQSAFPKLVGQYHNPYMKDQKDRLAWVPPDVKIEDKADIVYFTGCTAGYNQLALAFATSRVLNKLGIKFAMLGEEEWCCGSALIRTGQVHVDDVARELARHNVEALQKKGAKKVLFACAGCFRAAKIDWPRLLGKELPFEVIHITQFLADLIQADKIKWEKPINKTITYHDPCHLGRHVGVFNAPRYVLSHIPGVKFVEMDRSKEFQRCCGAGGGVKAGMPDLAVAMGESRVKDALETNADILSSACPFCKRNLSDGRDALKSDIVVEDIIELVAEALGLSTS; encoded by the coding sequence ATGGCAAAACGTACCCCTTCAATCGATACGAAGAATCTTACTGCAGTCCAGCTCATGGAGCTTGATGCCTGTGTTCGCTGCGGTGAGTGTGTAAAATGGTGTCCGACTTATGCCGCTTCCGGCGGGAAACCAGGATTGGCTCCAAGAGACAAGATCCTGCGCTGGAGGCAGTACATGAACAAGTCCTATGGACTTAAAGCAAAACTCTTTGGCCCACAGGAAGTTTCTCCTTCAGAGCTTGAAGAATTTAAAGATGATGTCCACGGCTGTACTACATGCGGTGTCTGTGCAACAGTTTGTGAAGCAGGTATTAACACTGTGGAAATCTGGGAAGCTATAAGGACAAACCTTGTAAAGAAGGGCATAGGTCCTTATGGGAAACAGAGCGCGTTTCCAAAACTTGTTGGGCAGTACCATAACCCTTACATGAAGGACCAGAAAGACAGACTTGCCTGGGTTCCTCCAGACGTGAAAATAGAAGACAAAGCAGACATTGTCTATTTCACTGGCTGTACTGCAGGGTACAATCAACTCGCTTTGGCCTTTGCAACATCACGTGTGCTCAACAAGCTGGGAATTAAATTTGCCATGCTTGGCGAAGAGGAATGGTGTTGTGGCTCAGCCCTTATCAGGACAGGCCAGGTGCATGTTGATGATGTGGCCCGTGAACTTGCAAGACACAATGTAGAGGCACTCCAGAAAAAAGGTGCTAAAAAGGTTTTGTTTGCATGTGCAGGCTGTTTCCGTGCTGCAAAGATCGACTGGCCCAGGCTTCTTGGCAAAGAACTGCCTTTTGAGGTTATTCACATTACACAGTTCCTTGCAGACCTGATACAAGCGGACAAGATTAAATGGGAAAAGCCAATCAACAAGACAATTACCTATCACGACCCCTGCCACCTTGGCCGCCACGTTGGCGTCTTTAATGCTCCCAGGTATGTGCTTTCCCATATTCCGGGCGTTAAGTTCGTTGAAATGGACAGGTCAAAGGAATTCCAGCGTTGTTGTGGAGCTGGCGGTGGTGTAAAAGCAGGAATGCCTGACCTTGCTGTGGCAATGGGAGAGTCCAGAGTTAAGGACGCTCTTGAAACCAATGCAGATATCCTCTCGAGTGCGTGCCCCTTCTGTAAGAGGAACCTCTCGGATGGCCGTGATGCTCTCAAATCTGATATTGTTGTAGAAGACATCATCGAGCTAGTTGCAGAGGCTCTTGGCCTTAGTACCTCATAA
- the hdrE gene encoding dihydromethanophenazine:CoB--CoM heterodisulfide reductase subunit HdrE encodes MLYFSGLSDVLRMTFVQIMIFSTIAIVIFLYGLISNFQKWGTGVTGYALEPQEGKKGSAITFLKTWWSQVTAESHHRGESILEILILDILFQRRILKRSPFRWVMHLFIFGGWMTLFALSGMMFAVEMTEKIGIALPFTPAEFRDFLSIPNYIFGYILLIGVLVALVRRLFVSEVREASIMYDWVLIGIVFLVTISGFIADGIRTGFIWSFGLDPSVAPPAALFHSIFSLLFCIAFIPYSKYIHIIAIPLALLANKGGE; translated from the coding sequence ATGCTTTATTTTTCTGGGCTTTCGGATGTACTAAGGATGACGTTTGTCCAGATTATGATATTTAGCACAATAGCTATTGTGATTTTCTTATATGGTCTGATAAGCAACTTTCAAAAATGGGGGACAGGAGTCACAGGTTATGCTCTTGAGCCTCAGGAAGGAAAAAAAGGAAGTGCAATTACATTCTTAAAAACCTGGTGGAGTCAGGTAACCGCAGAATCTCATCATCGTGGGGAATCTATTCTGGAAATTCTAATTCTTGATATTCTCTTCCAGAGAAGAATTCTCAAGAGAAGTCCTTTCCGCTGGGTCATGCACCTATTTATTTTTGGGGGCTGGATGACCCTATTTGCCCTGTCAGGAATGATGTTTGCAGTTGAAATGACCGAAAAGATCGGAATCGCACTTCCGTTCACCCCCGCAGAATTTAGAGATTTTCTCTCAATTCCGAACTACATCTTCGGGTATATCCTGCTTATCGGAGTTCTTGTAGCATTAGTAAGAAGACTGTTTGTCTCTGAAGTCAGGGAAGCTTCCATTATGTATGATTGGGTTTTGATCGGAATAGTTTTCTTAGTTACTATTTCCGGTTTCATCGCCGATGGAATTCGAACAGGCTTTATCTGGAGCTTTGGGCTTGATCCCTCAGTAGCACCACCTGCCGCTCTCTTCCATTCCATATTTTCCCTGCTCTTCTGTATTGCATTTATACCGTACAGTAAATATATTCATATAATCGCCATACCGCTTGCACTTCTTGCAAATAAAGGAGGCGAATAA
- a CDS encoding NAD(P)/FAD-dependent oxidoreductase, which translates to MVSREYVKGDLPEKAAILQRDGETYAIAPHIPGGIVYPETLRKIADIAEKYGAAALKITSAQRIAIVGLKEEDLDAAWGELNLKPGAAIGLCVRSVKICPGTTFCKRGKQDSVGLGLKLDEKYHGMQLPSKFKMGVSGCQNSCSEPMIKDIGLMGTAKGFTLSVGGSAGPRPRLGSVVAKDLTEEQALDLVERIIDFYKKYPKPRRLGEVIDEIGLEKFKEEVGL; encoded by the coding sequence ATGGTAAGTCGTGAGTATGTGAAAGGGGATCTTCCCGAAAAAGCTGCAATTCTGCAAAGAGATGGCGAAACGTATGCAATTGCTCCCCATATTCCTGGAGGAATCGTATACCCGGAAACTCTTCGAAAAATAGCTGATATTGCAGAAAAGTATGGGGCTGCTGCCCTTAAGATCACTTCGGCCCAGAGGATTGCAATTGTAGGGTTAAAAGAAGAAGATCTGGATGCAGCATGGGGCGAGCTAAATCTAAAACCCGGAGCTGCTATAGGGCTCTGTGTCCGTAGCGTTAAAATTTGCCCAGGCACTACATTTTGCAAGAGAGGCAAACAGGATTCAGTCGGGCTTGGATTAAAACTTGATGAAAAGTACCACGGGATGCAGCTTCCTTCCAAGTTTAAAATGGGAGTTTCCGGCTGCCAGAATTCGTGCTCTGAACCTATGATAAAAGATATAGGGCTAATGGGCACTGCAAAAGGCTTTACTTTATCTGTCGGAGGCAGTGCAGGACCCCGTCCGAGACTTGGTAGTGTAGTGGCAAAAGACCTTACCGAAGAACAGGCTCTGGATCTTGTCGAAAGGATAATCGACTTTTACAAAAAGTACCCAAAGCCACGAAGACTAGGAGAAGTTATCGACGAGATAGGACTTGAGAAATTCAAAGAAGAAGTGGGGTTGTAA
- a CDS encoding ferritin family protein: MTLEEILKNTFKGETTEVGWYLAMSKIAEREGFPDVAVYLRQVAMDEAWHATEVAEILGLVKETTLENLEMMFEGEGKAEIEKAEAAELARKEGNTKAALFFEKASLDEARHKAGLNGFLERMRKQQ, from the coding sequence ATGACTCTCGAAGAAATTTTAAAAAACACATTTAAAGGAGAGACTACTGAAGTTGGCTGGTATCTCGCAATGTCAAAGATTGCTGAGCGGGAAGGATTTCCGGATGTTGCGGTTTACCTACGCCAGGTCGCCATGGACGAAGCCTGGCACGCTACCGAGGTAGCTGAAATCCTGGGACTTGTGAAAGAAACAACTCTTGAAAATCTGGAAATGATGTTTGAGGGAGAGGGTAAAGCCGAAATTGAGAAAGCTGAAGCTGCAGAATTAGCCAGGAAGGAAGGCAATACAAAAGCTGCTCTTTTCTTTGAGAAAGCATCTCTGGATGAAGCCAGGCATAAAGCAGGTCTTAACGGATTCCTGGAAAGGATGAGAAAACAGCAATAA